In the Hordeum vulgare subsp. vulgare chromosome 7H, MorexV3_pseudomolecules_assembly, whole genome shotgun sequence genome, one interval contains:
- the LOC123407770 gene encoding glucan endo-1,3-beta-glucosidase 11-like isoform X1, which translates to MATFATPVRSASLQLPALLCILLCSEVWVLQCGAAIGINYGQVGNNLPTPAQVVSLLSSLRVGKVRIYDVNPQVLAAFGGTGIELIVTVPNDLVQPMAASAVQAMQWVTANIKPYFPATRVTGVAVGNEVFTDDDAALKASLVPAMRNLHAALAQLGMDGYVHVSTASSLGVLANSYPPSQGAFTPECAALMLPFLRFLADTNAPFWINAYPYFAYKADPANVSLSYALSDPYHVGAVDPYTHLQYTSMLYAQVDAVSFAAARLGYGGIPVFVSETGWPSKGDADEVGATVENARAYNRNLLVRQVSNEGTPLRPRQRIEVYLFALFNEDMKPGPTSERNYGLYQPDGRMVYNVGLAQQQTTSAASLSLAASSAPPTTGVGKDMTRLCLLSALAILLTSQAFLLG; encoded by the exons ATGGCGACATTTGCGACGCCGGTGAGGTCGGCGTCCCTGCAGCTCCCCGCTCTCCTCTGCATCCTCCTCTGCTCAG aGGTTTGGGTGCTCCAATGCGGCGCGGCGATCGGCATCAACTACGGGCAGGTGGGCAACAACCTGCCGACGCCGGCGCAGGTGGTgtcgctgctgtcgtcgctgCGGGTCGGCAAGGTGCGCATCTACGACGTCAACCCGCAGGTGCTGGCGGCGTTCGGCGGCACGGGCATCGAGCTCATCGTCACCGTGCCCAACGACCTGGTGCAGCCCATGGCCGCCAGCGCGGTCCAGGCCATGCAGTGGGTCACCGCCAACATCAAGCCCTACTTCCCGGCCACGCGCGTCACGGGCGTCGCCGTCGGGAACGAGGTCTTCACCGACGACGACGCGGCGCTCAAGGCCAGCCTCGTCCCGGCGATGCGCAACCTGCACGCCGCGCTGGCCCAGCTGGGCATGGACGGCTACGTGCACGTCTCCACCGCCAGCTCCCTCGGCGTGCTCGCCAACTCCTACCCGCCGTCGCAGGGCGCCTTCACGCCCGAGTGCGCCGCCCTCATGCTCCCCTTCCTCCGCTTCCTCGCCGACACCAACGCCCCTTTCTGGATCAACGCCTACCCCTACTTCGCCTACAAGGCCGACCCCGCAAA CGTGTCCCTGTCGTACGCGCTGTCGGACCCGTACCACGTGGGGGCGGTGGACCCATACACGCACCTGCAGTACACGAGCATGCTGTACGCGCAGGTGGACGCGGTGAGCTTCGCGGCGGCGAGGCTGGGCTACGGCGGGATCCCGGTGTTCGTGTCGGAGACGGGGTGGCCGTCCAAGGGCGACGCCGACGAGGTGGGAGCCACCGTGGAGAACGCGCGCGCATACAACCGGAACCTGCTGGTGCGGCAGGTGAGCAACGAGGGCACGCCGCTGCGCCCGCGCCAGCGCATCGAGGTCTACCTCTTCGCGCTCTTCAACGAGGACATGAAGCCCGGACCAACCTCCGAGAGGAACTACGGACTCTACCAGCCAGACGGACGGATGGTCTACAACGTCGGCCTCGCGCAGCAGCAGACCACGTCGGCGGCATCCCTCTCCCTCGCAGCCTCCTCCGCGCCACCCACCACG GGTGTTGGGAAGGACATGACCAGGCTGTGCCTCCTCTCAGCGCTGGCCATCCTGCTCACCTCCCAGGCTTTCTTACTGGGATAG
- the LOC123407770 gene encoding glucan endo-1,3-beta-glucosidase 14-like isoform X2, whose amino-acid sequence MATFATPVRSASLQLPALLCILLCSEVWVLQCGAAIGINYGQVGNNLPTPAQVVSLLSSLRVGKVRIYDVNPQVLAAFGGTGIELIVTVPNDLVQPMAASAVQAMQWVTANIKPYFPATRVTGVAVGNEVFTDDDAALKASLVPAMRNLHAALAQLGMDGYVHVSTASSLGVLANSYPPSQGAFTPECAALMLPFLRFLADTNAPFWINAYPYFAYKADPANVSLSYALSDPYHVGAVDPYTHLQYTSMLYAQVDAVSFAAARLGYGGIPVFVSETGWPSKGDADEVGATVENARAYNRNLLVRQVSNEGTPLRPRQRIEVYLFALFNEDMKPGPTSERNYGLYQPDGRMVYNVGLAQQQTTSAASLSLAASSAPPTTEAKGEHVWCRPERKLVFAMWKALPTQYPRPRGLGLWTGTACKYGMREGGKGSRFVTRAHMGSREILGEDGENGWRMLAGFAFRRRGCFTPFVPCQGARLVFVCIYGL is encoded by the exons ATGGCGACATTTGCGACGCCGGTGAGGTCGGCGTCCCTGCAGCTCCCCGCTCTCCTCTGCATCCTCCTCTGCTCAG aGGTTTGGGTGCTCCAATGCGGCGCGGCGATCGGCATCAACTACGGGCAGGTGGGCAACAACCTGCCGACGCCGGCGCAGGTGGTgtcgctgctgtcgtcgctgCGGGTCGGCAAGGTGCGCATCTACGACGTCAACCCGCAGGTGCTGGCGGCGTTCGGCGGCACGGGCATCGAGCTCATCGTCACCGTGCCCAACGACCTGGTGCAGCCCATGGCCGCCAGCGCGGTCCAGGCCATGCAGTGGGTCACCGCCAACATCAAGCCCTACTTCCCGGCCACGCGCGTCACGGGCGTCGCCGTCGGGAACGAGGTCTTCACCGACGACGACGCGGCGCTCAAGGCCAGCCTCGTCCCGGCGATGCGCAACCTGCACGCCGCGCTGGCCCAGCTGGGCATGGACGGCTACGTGCACGTCTCCACCGCCAGCTCCCTCGGCGTGCTCGCCAACTCCTACCCGCCGTCGCAGGGCGCCTTCACGCCCGAGTGCGCCGCCCTCATGCTCCCCTTCCTCCGCTTCCTCGCCGACACCAACGCCCCTTTCTGGATCAACGCCTACCCCTACTTCGCCTACAAGGCCGACCCCGCAAA CGTGTCCCTGTCGTACGCGCTGTCGGACCCGTACCACGTGGGGGCGGTGGACCCATACACGCACCTGCAGTACACGAGCATGCTGTACGCGCAGGTGGACGCGGTGAGCTTCGCGGCGGCGAGGCTGGGCTACGGCGGGATCCCGGTGTTCGTGTCGGAGACGGGGTGGCCGTCCAAGGGCGACGCCGACGAGGTGGGAGCCACCGTGGAGAACGCGCGCGCATACAACCGGAACCTGCTGGTGCGGCAGGTGAGCAACGAGGGCACGCCGCTGCGCCCGCGCCAGCGCATCGAGGTCTACCTCTTCGCGCTCTTCAACGAGGACATGAAGCCCGGACCAACCTCCGAGAGGAACTACGGACTCTACCAGCCAGACGGACGGATGGTCTACAACGTCGGCCTCGCGCAGCAGCAGACCACGTCGGCGGCATCCCTCTCCCTCGCAGCCTCCTCCGCGCCACCCACCACG GAGGCAAAAGGAGAGCATGTATGGTGTAGGCCAGAGAGAAAGCTCGTCTTTGCGATGTGGAAGGCACTACCCACGCAGTACCCTCGTCCTCGTGGGCTGGGCTTGTGGACGGGCACGGCGTGTAAATACGGCATGCGAGAGGGAGGGAAAGGTTCCCGTTTTGTGACGCGCGCGCACATGGGATCCCGGGAGATACTCGGGGAAGATGGAGAGAATGGGTGGCGGATGCTCGCGGGATTCGCTTTTCGGCGCCGAGGCTGCTTTACGCCCTTTGTGCCATGTCAAGGTGCTAGGCTCGTGTTCGTGTGTATATATGGTCTATGA